From Actinomyces slackii, a single genomic window includes:
- the smc gene encoding chromosome segregation protein SMC, with the protein MIKGFKSFASSTTLRLEPGITAVVGPNGSGKSNVVDALTWVMGEQGAKNLRGGSMADVIFAGAGSRPALGRAEVSLTIDNADGVLPIDYTEVTITRTLFRGGGSEYRINGTQCRLLDVQELLSDTGLGRQMHVIVGQGQLDAVLSATPEDRRGFIEEAAGVLKHRKRKERALRKLESMAADLARVADLAQELRRQLGPLARQAAVARRARSIQVEVRDASARLLADDVVQALSLLEAGQEDSTALAARRQATEAAEAAARARLAELAAVETTSAQRLTRATAVWEELTGAAQSLGSLAEVASERVRLLAAAPAPAQGTDPEELERRAESAAEEEAELADAREAARSALGDAARERQEAEEQERAAEQALSAAQRQQAEHRETLARAGGRLASARSRHEASQSALEQAQAALAEARQREEEALAALEAAGGQDQAPGRDEARPEAAEAARAAADHERATQELAAAREAVAQATDARREAASDRATWTSRRDTLALSLRSQDGTAALLEAGVEGLAGPLAEHLSVERGWENAVAALLRELAGAGLALGPQAARGALEQARSHDSGAVRLVVSGDDVPAVPGAPDAPDAAAPEPEADSAGALAAAGLVSTTQPGLAPVIAHLLAGAWVVADLPSAHRLREADPHAVVATRAGEVLAPGWVAGAGRGSSSVLELSAAHDEAQAEAQAASQAESAADAALESARAQEESARLEVSQALAALRQADAQAARAAEAMARLTSAAHAAGEETGRAERVLQRAESEAAQRRAELAAATTALAQIEQGAAGGPDQIGGPTGGDLEARVDEARRARDEASDQARQARSAETEARLALRTAEERERSSKGRAESLRAAARREREHRQEAARAAAARAAQAQAATHVRDQARAVAEAARAWAQEAADERSSIEAERSRAMEATAGIREEIDVLAKELASLTDAAHREEVARAEQRMRLEALTERAMNELGLEIEALVEEYGPHMPVPEVGQEQDDDEDGQAQDPSKRPAGAAGPGRPYARAEQERRLAKATKDLARLGKVNPLALEEHAALEQRHQFLAEQLADLKRSRDDLLSIVEEIDARVQEAFAQAFEDTAREFAGVFDRLFPGGEGRLVLTDPGDMLTTGIDIEARPAGKKVKRLSLLSGGERSLAAVALLVAIFKARPSPFYVMDEVEAALDDTNLGRLLEIFTELRASSQLIIITHQKRTMEVADALYGITMREGVTKAVSQRLASR; encoded by the coding sequence ATGATCAAGGGATTCAAGTCCTTCGCCTCGTCGACCACCCTCCGCCTGGAGCCGGGCATCACCGCCGTGGTGGGGCCCAACGGCTCGGGCAAGTCGAATGTGGTGGATGCGCTGACCTGGGTGATGGGCGAGCAGGGCGCCAAGAATCTGCGCGGCGGGTCCATGGCGGATGTCATCTTCGCCGGCGCGGGCTCGCGCCCGGCCCTGGGGCGCGCCGAGGTCTCTTTGACCATCGACAACGCCGACGGCGTCCTGCCCATCGACTACACCGAGGTCACCATCACCCGCACCCTGTTCCGCGGCGGGGGCAGTGAGTACCGGATCAACGGCACCCAGTGCCGCCTCCTGGATGTCCAGGAGCTCCTGAGCGACACGGGCCTGGGGCGTCAGATGCACGTCATCGTGGGGCAGGGCCAGCTCGACGCCGTCCTGTCGGCCACGCCCGAGGACCGCCGCGGCTTCATCGAGGAGGCGGCCGGGGTCCTCAAGCACCGCAAGCGCAAGGAGCGGGCCCTGCGCAAGCTGGAGTCCATGGCGGCCGACCTGGCGCGCGTGGCCGACCTGGCCCAGGAGCTGCGCCGCCAGCTGGGGCCGCTGGCCCGCCAGGCCGCCGTCGCCCGGCGGGCCCGCTCCATCCAGGTCGAGGTTCGCGATGCCTCGGCCCGTCTCCTGGCCGACGACGTCGTCCAGGCCCTCTCCCTGCTGGAGGCGGGCCAGGAGGACTCCACGGCCCTGGCCGCCCGCCGCCAGGCCACCGAGGCCGCCGAGGCCGCCGCCCGGGCGCGCCTGGCCGAGCTGGCCGCCGTCGAGACCACCTCGGCCCAGCGCCTGACGCGCGCCACGGCGGTGTGGGAGGAGCTGACCGGGGCCGCCCAGTCCCTGGGATCACTGGCCGAGGTGGCCTCCGAGCGGGTGCGCCTCCTGGCCGCCGCCCCCGCCCCCGCCCAGGGAACCGACCCCGAGGAGCTGGAGCGCCGCGCCGAGTCGGCCGCCGAGGAGGAGGCCGAGCTGGCCGATGCTCGGGAGGCCGCGCGCAGCGCCCTGGGGGACGCCGCGCGAGAGCGCCAGGAGGCCGAGGAGCAGGAGAGGGCCGCCGAGCAGGCGCTGAGCGCCGCGCAGCGTCAGCAGGCCGAGCACCGCGAGACCCTGGCCCGGGCGGGAGGGCGCCTGGCCTCGGCCCGCAGCCGGCATGAGGCATCCCAGTCGGCACTGGAGCAGGCCCAGGCCGCCCTGGCCGAGGCCCGCCAGCGCGAGGAGGAGGCCCTGGCCGCGCTGGAGGCGGCCGGCGGGCAGGACCAGGCCCCGGGCAGGGACGAGGCCCGCCCCGAGGCCGCCGAGGCCGCCAGGGCCGCCGCCGACCACGAGCGCGCCACCCAGGAGCTGGCCGCGGCCCGCGAGGCGGTGGCCCAGGCCACCGATGCCCGTCGCGAGGCCGCCTCCGACCGGGCCACCTGGACATCCCGACGAGACACCCTGGCCCTGTCCCTGCGCAGCCAGGACGGCACCGCCGCGCTCCTGGAGGCGGGAGTCGAGGGACTGGCGGGCCCGCTCGCCGAGCACCTGAGCGTGGAGCGGGGCTGGGAGAACGCGGTGGCCGCCCTGCTGCGCGAGCTGGCCGGGGCGGGCCTGGCCCTGGGCCCTCAGGCCGCCCGCGGCGCCCTGGAGCAGGCGCGGAGCCATGACAGCGGCGCCGTGCGCCTGGTGGTCAGCGGTGACGATGTGCCCGCTGTGCCCGGCGCGCCTGATGCGCCCGATGCCGCCGCCCCCGAGCCGGAGGCCGACTCTGCTGGAGCGCTGGCGGCGGCCGGCCTGGTGAGCACGACGCAGCCGGGACTGGCCCCGGTGATCGCCCACCTCCTGGCGGGGGCGTGGGTGGTGGCCGACCTCCCCTCCGCTCACCGCCTGAGGGAGGCGGACCCGCATGCGGTGGTGGCCACCCGGGCGGGTGAGGTCCTGGCCCCCGGATGGGTGGCGGGGGCCGGGCGGGGCTCCTCCTCGGTCCTGGAGCTCTCCGCCGCCCACGACGAGGCCCAGGCCGAGGCCCAGGCCGCATCGCAGGCGGAGTCGGCCGCCGACGCCGCCCTGGAGTCGGCCCGGGCCCAGGAGGAGTCCGCGCGCCTGGAGGTCTCCCAGGCCCTGGCGGCGCTGCGCCAGGCCGATGCGCAGGCGGCGCGCGCCGCCGAGGCCATGGCGCGCCTGACCTCGGCGGCCCATGCCGCCGGTGAGGAGACGGGCCGGGCCGAGCGGGTCCTTCAGCGCGCCGAGTCCGAGGCCGCCCAGCGCAGGGCCGAGCTCGCCGCGGCCACCACCGCCCTGGCGCAGATTGAGCAGGGCGCCGCGGGCGGGCCCGATCAGATCGGCGGACCCACCGGTGGGGATCTGGAGGCCCGGGTGGATGAGGCACGGCGGGCCAGGGACGAGGCCTCCGACCAGGCCCGCCAGGCCCGCTCGGCGGAGACCGAGGCGCGACTGGCGCTGCGCACGGCCGAGGAGCGCGAGCGCTCCAGCAAGGGCCGGGCGGAGTCCCTTCGGGCCGCTGCCCGCAGGGAGCGCGAGCACCGTCAGGAAGCGGCCCGGGCGGCGGCGGCCCGCGCCGCGCAGGCCCAGGCTGCCACGCATGTGCGCGACCAGGCCCGGGCGGTGGCCGAGGCCGCCAGGGCCTGGGCCCAGGAGGCGGCCGACGAGCGCAGCTCCATCGAGGCTGAGCGCTCCCGGGCCATGGAGGCCACCGCCGGGATCCGTGAGGAGATCGACGTCCTGGCCAAGGAGCTGGCGAGCCTGACCGATGCGGCCCACCGCGAGGAGGTCGCCAGAGCCGAGCAGCGCATGCGCCTGGAGGCCCTGACGGAGCGGGCCATGAACGAGCTGGGCCTGGAGATCGAGGCACTGGTGGAGGAGTACGGGCCGCATATGCCCGTGCCCGAGGTCGGCCAGGAGCAGGACGACGATGAGGACGGGCAGGCCCAGGACCCCTCTAAGCGGCCTGCCGGCGCCGCGGGCCCCGGACGGCCCTACGCGCGCGCCGAGCAGGAGAGGCGCCTGGCCAAGGCCACCAAGGACCTGGCCCGCCTGGGCAAGGTCAACCCCCTGGCGCTGGAGGAGCACGCCGCCCTGGAGCAGCGCCACCAGTTCCTGGCCGAGCAGCTGGCCGATCTCAAGCGCTCGCGCGATGACCTCCTGAGCATCGTCGAGGAGATCGACGCCCGCGTCCAGGAGGCCTTCGCCCAGGCCTTCGAGGACACCGCCCGGGAGTTCGCCGGAGTCTTCGACCGCCTTTTCCCCGGCGGCGAGGGCCGCCTGGTGCTCACCGATCCCGGTGACATGCTGACCACGGGCATCGACATCGAGGCCCGGCCCGCGGGCAAGAAGGTCAAGCGCCTCTCCCTGCTGTCAGGAGGGGAGAGGTCCCTGGCGGCCGTGGCGCTCCTGGTCGCGATCTTCAAGGCCCGGCCCTCGCCCTTCTACGTCATGGATGAGGTCGAGGCCGCCCTGGATGACACGAATCTGGGGCGACTGCTGGAGATCTTCACCGAGCTGCGGGCCTCCAGCCAGCTGATCATCATCACCCACCAGAAGCGCACCATGGAGGTGGCCGACGCCCTCTACGGCATCACCATGCGCGAGGGCGTGACCAAGGCCGTCTCGCAGCGCCTGGCGAGCCGGTGA
- a CDS encoding ABC transporter ATP-binding protein, translating into MLTISALSKRLAAVQALDGLSLDLRAGELVGLVGASGAGKSTTMRLIMGSLAPDAGSLTWMGRPIDAAARRRFGYMPQERGLYPRMTVVEQLTYLARIHGLGARAAAESAATWIERLGLEARRGTEIQRLSPGDQQRVQLAAALVADPELLILDDPFSGADPLTQDIMSQVLHERARAGVPALVSSHRLEVVERLCDRVAIIRQGRLVADGTAAQLRASTEPRWRAVVEPEPRAVPHDPSALASLPHARAERSAEGRLILTAGGPDEQALLAVAQRLGTVRELGPVRRPLDEIFREALAAPHPDKDSP; encoded by the coding sequence ATGCTCACAATCTCGGCACTGTCCAAGAGACTCGCCGCGGTGCAGGCCCTCGATGGCCTGTCCCTCGACCTGCGGGCCGGGGAGCTCGTGGGCCTCGTGGGCGCCAGCGGCGCCGGGAAGTCCACCACCATGCGCCTCATCATGGGCTCATTGGCGCCCGACGCCGGCTCCCTGACCTGGATGGGCCGTCCGATCGACGCCGCCGCGCGCCGTCGCTTCGGCTACATGCCCCAGGAGCGCGGCCTCTACCCCCGCATGACGGTGGTCGAGCAGCTGACCTACCTGGCCCGGATCCACGGCCTGGGCGCCCGGGCGGCCGCGGAGTCGGCCGCCACCTGGATCGAGCGCCTGGGGCTGGAGGCGCGCCGCGGCACGGAGATCCAGCGGCTCTCCCCCGGCGATCAGCAGCGCGTCCAGCTCGCGGCCGCCCTGGTGGCCGACCCCGAGCTGCTGATCCTCGATGATCCCTTCTCCGGAGCCGATCCCCTCACCCAGGACATCATGAGCCAGGTCCTCCATGAGCGCGCCCGAGCCGGAGTTCCGGCGCTCGTCTCCTCCCACCGGCTCGAGGTGGTCGAGCGCCTGTGCGACCGCGTGGCCATCATCCGTCAGGGCCGCCTGGTGGCCGATGGCACCGCCGCCCAGCTCCGGGCCTCCACCGAGCCGCGGTGGCGGGCGGTCGTGGAGCCCGAGCCCCGCGCCGTCCCCCACGATCCCAGCGCCCTGGCCTCCCTCCCCCACGCGCGCGCGGAGCGCAGCGCCGAGGGCCGCCTGATCCTGACCGCGGGCGGCCCGGATGAGCAGGCGCTCCTGGCCGTGGCCCAGCGCCTGGGCACGGTGCGCGAGCTGGGCCCCGTGCGCCGCCCCCTGGACGAGATCTTCCGCGAGGCCCTGGCCGCTCCCCATCCCGACAAGGACTCCCCGTGA
- a CDS encoding ABC transporter permease codes for MTSSPPDSPEAPDSPCSPGSPGAPGSTTPVPGAAGPGDDAPSGAQGAHALGLREEIMLVAGRELRVLLLRRSSIVSMIIVLVLTVGGILTTSAVIGGGQGPYRVGVHGAEPRVVAGLDRVVDSRGEPVEAVALAGVEPAAALQEDAPEGSAVDMVLDLSGTRPVLLVRGRADETVVSGITALARQAALSEQIASLGGDPARVSSTLTKATPTVEVLDADARDSAELPARYAILMVMDLLVMLALMGGGQVIAMGVVQEKSSRIVEILLACVRPASLLAGKTIGVGIAVVVSLGGIGVAGALAAAATDLLSPTTVRLDAIVLAMLVWMVVGHAIYAVTFAAAASLVSRREDLRAVTMPLVALMTIAYTLTIVMALGDPDQPVLRALSYLPPLAPFMMPGRLVLGASSWADQLIALVIALAFLPALVRVAAEVYTRAVTRMGARVPLREALGALGSSESTSAER; via the coding sequence GTGACGTCATCTCCTCCCGATTCCCCCGAAGCCCCCGACTCCCCCTGCTCTCCGGGCTCCCCCGGCGCTCCCGGCTCGACGACGCCGGTGCCCGGCGCGGCGGGGCCCGGCGACGACGCCCCCTCCGGAGCCCAGGGCGCTCACGCCCTGGGCCTGCGCGAGGAGATCATGCTGGTCGCCGGCCGTGAGCTGCGCGTCCTGCTGCTGCGGCGCTCCTCAATCGTCTCCATGATCATCGTGCTGGTGCTCACCGTCGGCGGGATCCTCACGACCAGTGCCGTGATCGGAGGCGGGCAGGGGCCCTACCGGGTGGGCGTGCACGGCGCCGAGCCCCGGGTCGTGGCGGGGCTGGACCGGGTGGTGGACTCCCGGGGCGAGCCCGTCGAGGCGGTGGCCCTGGCCGGGGTCGAGCCGGCCGCGGCCCTTCAGGAGGATGCCCCCGAGGGCTCGGCCGTGGACATGGTCCTGGACCTGAGCGGGACCAGGCCTGTGCTCCTGGTGCGCGGGCGGGCCGATGAGACCGTGGTCTCGGGCATCACGGCGCTGGCCCGGCAGGCGGCTCTGAGCGAGCAGATCGCCTCCCTGGGAGGGGACCCGGCCCGGGTCTCCTCCACCCTGACCAAGGCCACCCCCACGGTCGAGGTGCTGGACGCCGACGCCCGGGACTCCGCCGAGCTCCCCGCTCGCTACGCGATCCTCATGGTCATGGATCTGCTGGTCATGCTCGCCCTCATGGGCGGGGGCCAGGTCATCGCCATGGGTGTGGTCCAGGAGAAGTCCAGCCGCATCGTGGAGATCCTCCTGGCCTGCGTGCGCCCCGCCTCCCTGCTGGCGGGCAAGACGATCGGCGTGGGCATCGCCGTCGTCGTGAGCCTGGGGGGCATTGGGGTGGCGGGGGCGCTGGCTGCCGCGGCCACGGATCTGCTGTCGCCCACCACGGTCCGACTGGATGCCATCGTCCTGGCGATGCTGGTGTGGATGGTGGTCGGCCACGCCATCTATGCGGTGACCTTCGCCGCGGCGGCCTCGCTGGTCAGCCGCCGGGAGGACCTCAGGGCGGTCACGATGCCCCTGGTGGCCCTGATGACGATCGCCTACACCCTGACCATCGTCATGGCCCTGGGGGATCCTGACCAGCCGGTCCTGCGGGCGCTGTCCTACCTGCCGCCCCTCGCGCCCTTCATGATGCCCGGGCGCCTGGTGCTGGGCGCCTCCTCCTGGGCTGACCAGCTCATCGCCCTGGTCATCGCCCTGGCCTTCCTGCCGGCGCTGGTGCGCGTGGCGGCGGAGGTCTACACCCGGGCCGTGACCCGCATGGGCGCCCGGGTGCCGTTGCGGGAGGCCCTGGGCGCCCTGGGCTCCAGCGAATCGACGAGCGCCGAGCGCTGA
- the ndk gene encoding nucleoside-diphosphate kinase encodes MTATAPGRILILIKPDAVTRRLTGEILRRIEAKGYGLTALRVTTPTPELLAEHYAEHVDKPFYPGIVEYMTSGPVVAAVAEGQRVVEGVRSLMGPTDPTAAAPGTIRGDLGRDWGTAVIENLVHGSDSDDSAEREIAIWFPELAR; translated from the coding sequence ATGACCGCAACCGCCCCCGGGCGCATCCTCATCCTCATCAAGCCCGACGCCGTCACCCGCCGCCTGACCGGTGAGATCCTGCGGCGCATCGAGGCCAAGGGCTATGGGCTGACCGCCCTGCGGGTGACCACCCCCACGCCCGAGCTCCTGGCCGAGCACTACGCCGAGCACGTGGACAAGCCCTTCTACCCAGGGATCGTGGAGTACATGACCTCCGGGCCCGTCGTGGCCGCGGTCGCCGAGGGCCAGCGCGTCGTCGAGGGCGTGCGCAGCCTCATGGGACCCACGGACCCCACCGCGGCGGCCCCCGGCACCATCCGCGGGGACCTGGGCCGGGACTGGGGCACCGCGGTGATCGAGAACCTCGTGCACGGCTCGGACAGCGATGACTCCGCCGAGCGCGAGATCGCCATCTGGTTCCCCGAGCTGGCGCGCTGA
- a CDS encoding UTRA domain-containing protein encodes MAQAKYDQIFQALRSRIESGHYGYLDFLPSENAVAREFDTTRNTVRKAIALLVAQGLVQTMQGRGVQVIRRPRPASTFTIGGIESMTEAVSRLGIALSTHMICLETATVDDDLAERSGLAAGARVTVFERLRLLDDVPLIMDRSCFLTEMVPGLSPQIVESSVYRYIEGELGLRVATASREVRVEPATAQDRRLLHLAGMDCVVVVSSTVFDSSGTPFEYTVSRHSPVDFAFQTTAHRLPSP; translated from the coding sequence ATGGCGCAGGCCAAGTACGACCAGATCTTCCAGGCCCTGCGCTCCCGGATCGAGTCCGGCCACTACGGCTACCTGGACTTCCTGCCCTCGGAGAACGCGGTGGCCCGGGAGTTCGACACCACGCGTAACACGGTGCGCAAGGCGATCGCCCTGCTGGTGGCCCAGGGCCTGGTCCAGACCATGCAGGGACGGGGCGTCCAGGTGATCCGGCGGCCGCGCCCGGCCTCGACCTTCACCATCGGGGGGATCGAGTCCATGACGGAGGCCGTCTCCCGCCTGGGCATCGCGCTGAGCACCCACATGATCTGCCTGGAGACCGCCACGGTCGATGACGATCTGGCCGAGCGCAGCGGGCTGGCGGCGGGGGCCCGGGTCACGGTCTTCGAGCGGCTGCGGCTGCTCGACGACGTCCCCCTGATCATGGACCGCAGCTGCTTCCTGACCGAGATGGTCCCGGGGCTCAGCCCCCAGATCGTGGAGTCCTCCGTGTACCGCTACATCGAGGGCGAGTTGGGGCTGCGCGTGGCCACGGCCAGCCGGGAGGTCCGGGTCGAGCCGGCCACCGCCCAGGACCGGCGCCTCCTGCACCTGGCGGGGATGGACTGCGTGGTCGTGGTCTCCTCCACGGTCTTCGACTCCTCGGGGACGCCCTTCGAGTACACCGTCTCGCGCCACTCCCCAGTGGACTTCGCCTTCCAGACCACCGCCCACCGGCTCCCGAGCCCCTGA
- a CDS encoding glucose PTS transporter subunit IIA produces the protein MSTPDSPSDSPDSPGPGRLVPLVSPVTGSVIPLDEVPDPVFSSKAVGDGLGVEPEDGRIVAPVDASVTMVAATGHAIGLRADSGLEVLLHLGVDTVELEGAPFDLSVSAGDTVTAGQPLGTMDLTAVREAGKATTAIVVLTNTPTHLESLSVQPGPAQAGAPIATATLKAEDDDQDDDQGPAAGPAAAPAQTDQGGERGDGLTGFDATAADIIAGIGGADNVRSVIHCITRVRFYLKDESIADDAAVTDLDGVIDVVKSGGQYQVVIGPEVVDVYEAVVAQLPGIGAAGAEEAVEVVERPSTPWGWVKLGFSSLIGVITGSMIPVVGMLAASGILKGVLALLTQFQVVTAESDTYRFIDAMSSSMFYFLPIIVGFTAARRLGSDPIVVAIIGGVLAYPSVVQMADPEAEGYHVVAQVGRTVFNAEFFGIPVALPEGNAYAYSIFPIIVAAWLASLIEPPLKRMIPAVVRSIFMPLIEIFVVSALILLVFGPIVMFVSGGIAALINAVLSFNYPLAGLLIGGFYQCLVIFGLHWAVIPLISSELASAGSSPLNAIVSATMIAQGGGALAVWLKIKKAKIRGMAGTATISAFCGVTEPAMYGLNLKYGRIFITASLGGAVGGLLTGLLGVNMYGFTGAFVGFPSFVNPQGIDAGFTGFWIASIAALVVSFAATYFFGFKEADFDAGRDVKKVRLGNREPVAK, from the coding sequence ATGTCCACCCCAGACTCTCCCTCCGACTCACCCGACTCACCAGGACCAGGCCGCCTGGTCCCCCTCGTCTCCCCGGTCACGGGCAGCGTCATCCCCCTGGATGAGGTCCCCGATCCGGTCTTCTCATCCAAGGCCGTGGGCGATGGCCTCGGCGTCGAGCCCGAGGACGGCCGCATCGTCGCCCCCGTGGACGCCTCGGTCACCATGGTGGCCGCCACCGGCCACGCCATCGGCCTGAGGGCCGACTCCGGACTGGAGGTCCTCCTCCACCTGGGCGTGGACACCGTCGAGCTCGAGGGAGCGCCCTTCGACCTGAGCGTGAGCGCGGGGGACACGGTCACGGCGGGCCAGCCCCTGGGCACCATGGACCTCACGGCCGTGCGCGAGGCGGGCAAGGCCACCACCGCCATCGTGGTCCTGACCAACACCCCCACCCACCTGGAGTCCCTCTCGGTCCAGCCCGGCCCGGCCCAGGCGGGCGCGCCCATCGCCACCGCCACCCTCAAGGCCGAGGATGATGACCAGGACGATGACCAGGGCCCGGCCGCCGGACCCGCCGCTGCACCCGCACAGACCGACCAGGGCGGTGAGCGCGGCGATGGACTGACCGGATTCGACGCCACCGCCGCCGACATCATCGCCGGCATCGGCGGGGCCGACAACGTCCGCTCCGTCATCCACTGCATCACCCGCGTGCGCTTCTACCTCAAGGACGAGTCCATCGCCGACGACGCGGCCGTGACCGACCTTGACGGCGTCATCGACGTGGTCAAGTCCGGCGGTCAGTACCAGGTGGTCATCGGCCCCGAGGTCGTCGACGTCTACGAGGCCGTCGTGGCCCAGCTGCCCGGCATCGGCGCCGCTGGCGCCGAGGAGGCCGTGGAGGTGGTCGAGCGGCCCTCGACGCCATGGGGCTGGGTCAAGCTCGGCTTCTCCTCCCTCATCGGGGTCATCACCGGCTCCATGATCCCCGTGGTGGGCATGCTTGCCGCCTCCGGCATCCTCAAGGGCGTCCTGGCCCTGCTCACCCAGTTCCAGGTCGTGACGGCCGAGTCCGACACCTACAGGTTCATCGACGCGATGAGCTCGTCCATGTTCTACTTCCTGCCCATCATCGTGGGCTTCACCGCCGCTAGGCGCCTGGGCTCGGACCCCATCGTCGTGGCCATCATCGGCGGCGTGCTGGCCTACCCCTCCGTGGTGCAGATGGCCGACCCCGAGGCCGAGGGCTACCACGTGGTGGCCCAGGTGGGGCGCACGGTCTTCAACGCAGAGTTCTTCGGGATCCCGGTGGCCCTCCCCGAGGGCAACGCCTACGCCTACTCGATCTTCCCCATCATCGTCGCCGCCTGGCTGGCCTCCCTGATCGAGCCGCCGCTCAAGCGGATGATCCCCGCCGTCGTGCGCTCCATCTTCATGCCGCTGATCGAGATCTTCGTGGTCTCGGCCCTCATCCTGCTGGTCTTCGGGCCCATCGTCATGTTCGTCTCCGGTGGCATCGCCGCCCTCATCAACGCCGTGCTGTCCTTCAACTACCCGCTGGCAGGGCTGCTCATCGGCGGCTTCTACCAGTGCCTGGTCATCTTCGGCCTGCACTGGGCCGTCATCCCACTCATCTCCTCCGAGCTGGCCTCGGCGGGGAGCTCACCGCTCAACGCCATCGTCTCGGCCACCATGATCGCCCAGGGAGGCGGGGCCCTGGCCGTGTGGCTCAAGATCAAGAAGGCCAAGATCCGCGGCATGGCCGGGACGGCCACCATCTCCGCCTTCTGCGGGGTCACCGAGCCGGCCATGTACGGCCTCAACCTCAAGTACGGGCGCATCTTCATCACCGCCTCCCTCGGGGGCGCCGTCGGCGGCCTGCTCACCGGGCTGCTGGGGGTCAACATGTACGGCTTCACCGGCGCCTTCGTCGGCTTCCCCTCCTTCGTCAACCCCCAGGGCATCGACGCCGGCTTCACCGGATTCTGGATCGCCTCGATCGCGGCCCTGGTGGTCTCCTTCGCCGCCACCTACTTCTTCGGCTTCAAGGAGGCCGACTTCGATGCCGGGCGGGACGTCAAGAAGGTCCGCCTGGGCAACCGCGAGCCCGTCGCGAAGTAG
- a CDS encoding alpha,alpha-phosphotrehalase, protein MSFHDKVVYQIYPKSFRDTTGDGVGDLRGIIDKADYIASLGVDMVWLNPFFPSPGNDNGYDVADYCAIDPAMGTMEDFDEMVAVLAERGVGVMLDMVLNHTSTEHEWFQRALAGDPVYRDYYILRPARADGSPPTNWVSKFGGSAWAPFGDTGLHYLHLFDTTQADLNWRNPAVRAEAARVVNFWRARGVRGFRFDVINLIGKEEVLRDAPAGTDDRAMYTDGPAVHDYLRELAAASFGQDPESVTVGEMSSTTVEACVGYSNPANAELSMVFSFHHLKVDYADGAKWTRMPYDLAALKRIIDQWAAGMQAGGGWNALFWNNHDQPRALNRFADPGHYRAESATMLATAIHLLRGTPYVYMGEEIGMTDPDYLTIEDYVDVEARNAYDELRAGGAGQAEALAIVRAKARDNARTPMQWDASPGAGFTEGTPWLRPTNQKTINVAREEREGVILPYYRRLIALRKQHAVISRGSYAPHAPEHPEVLGYIRELDGTRLLVLCNFRGRATSVEVPGSFEGAGVLIGNYPDRLGAQAPAQGQASAHHGQSIELRPYEALALLA, encoded by the coding sequence ATGTCCTTCCACGACAAGGTCGTCTACCAGATCTATCCCAAGTCCTTCCGTGACACCACGGGCGATGGCGTGGGCGACCTGCGCGGGATCATCGACAAGGCCGACTACATCGCCTCGCTCGGGGTGGACATGGTCTGGCTCAACCCCTTCTTCCCCTCCCCGGGGAATGACAACGGCTATGACGTGGCCGACTACTGCGCCATCGACCCGGCCATGGGCACCATGGAGGACTTCGATGAGATGGTCGCGGTCCTGGCCGAGCGCGGGGTCGGCGTCATGCTCGACATGGTCCTCAACCACACCTCCACCGAGCACGAGTGGTTCCAGCGGGCACTGGCCGGGGACCCGGTCTACCGGGACTACTACATCCTGCGCCCCGCCCGGGCCGACGGCTCCCCGCCCACCAACTGGGTCTCGAAGTTCGGCGGCTCGGCCTGGGCGCCCTTCGGGGACACCGGCCTGCACTACCTGCACCTGTTCGACACCACCCAGGCCGACCTCAACTGGCGCAACCCGGCCGTGCGCGCCGAGGCCGCCCGCGTGGTCAACTTCTGGCGCGCACGGGGCGTGCGCGGCTTCCGCTTCGATGTCATCAACCTCATCGGCAAGGAGGAGGTGCTGCGCGACGCCCCCGCCGGGACCGACGATCGCGCCATGTACACCGACGGCCCTGCGGTCCACGACTACCTGCGCGAGCTGGCCGCCGCCAGCTTCGGCCAGGACCCCGAGTCCGTGACCGTGGGGGAGATGTCCTCGACCACCGTCGAGGCCTGCGTGGGCTACTCCAACCCCGCCAACGCCGAGCTGAGTATGGTCTTCAGCTTCCACCACCTCAAGGTCGACTACGCCGACGGCGCCAAGTGGACCCGCATGCCCTACGACCTGGCCGCCCTCAAGCGCATCATCGACCAGTGGGCGGCCGGGATGCAGGCGGGGGGCGGCTGGAACGCTCTGTTCTGGAACAACCACGACCAGCCCCGGGCCCTCAACCGCTTCGCCGACCCCGGGCACTATCGCGCCGAGTCCGCCACCATGCTGGCCACCGCGATCCACCTGCTGCGGGGCACGCCCTACGTCTACATGGGCGAGGAGATCGGCATGACCGACCCCGACTACCTCACTATCGAGGACTACGTCGACGTCGAGGCCCGCAATGCCTACGACGAGCTCAGGGCCGGGGGCGCTGGCCAGGCCGAGGCCCTCGCCATCGTCCGCGCCAAGGCCAGGGACAATGCCCGCACCCCCATGCAGTGGGACGCCTCCCCGGGAGCCGGCTTCACCGAGGGCACGCCCTGGCTGCGGCCCACCAACCAGAAGACCATCAACGTGGCCCGCGAGGAGCGCGAGGGGGTGATTCTTCCCTATTACCGCCGCCTCATCGCCCTGCGCAAGCAGCATGCCGTGATCTCCCGCGGTAGCTACGCCCCCCATGCCCCGGAGCATCCCGAGGTCCTGGGCTACATCCGCGAGCTCGACGGGACGCGCCTGCTCGTGCTGTGCAACTTCCGCGGGCGCGCCACCAGCGTGGAGGTGCCCGGCTCCTTCGAGGGTGCTGGCGTCCTCATCGGCAACTACCCCGATCGCTTGGGCGCCCAGGCCCCGGCGCAGGGGCAGGCCTCAGCCCATCATGGCCAGTCCATCGAGCTGCGCCCCTACGAGGCCCTGGCCCTCCTGGCCTGA